Part of the Pirellulales bacterium genome, CGGCGGGCTTCATGATCGCCGTGTTGCCGGTGACGAGGGCGGCGGCGGTCATGCCGGTGAGAATCGCCAGCGGAAAATTCCAAGGAGCGATGATCGCCGCCACGCCACGCGGCAGATACTCCAGCCGATTCTCCTCGCCTGGCGCGTCGATGTGCGGCGGCGCCGCCATCCATTCGGCGCCCAGCGCGTAGTAGTCGCAAAAGTCAATCGCCTCGGCGACGTCGGCGTCGGCCTCGATCCAGCCCTTGCCCGACTCGTAGATGATCCAGGCCGTGAGTTCGCTGCGCCGACGACGCATCTGCCGTGCGGCGGCGCGCAGATGCTCGGCCCGGTCGTGCGCGCTGAGCGCGCTCCAGGCCGGGAGCGCCGCGCGCGCGCTGGCCACGGCGCGATCGGCGTCGGCAGCCGTGGCCGAAGCGGTGGCGCCGACAACGGTTGCCGTATGCGATGGGTCGCGCGAGTTTAGGTGATCGGCCGTGTCGACGCGCTCGCCGCCAATCACGAGCGGATAGCGCTGGCCAAAGCCTGCTCGCGCGTCGGCCAGCGCCGCCAATAGCGCGTCGCGCTCGGTCGGAATCGCAAAGTCGACCGGTGGCTCGTTCTTGAATTGCGTAAGCGGCGGACGTGGCGGCGCGGTGGGGGCTGGGGGATGCGCTGGAAATTGTGCCGGCGGAGATGCCGGTGGCTGGGGTTCTAACGGGTTCATCAGCAACTCCTCGGGCGGAGCGTCTTCTAGAAAGCTTGCCCGCAAAAACGAATCGTTGGACGTGTTTTCCAACAGGCGTCGGACCAGGTAGGCCATGCCGGGAATCAGCTCGCCGAACGGCATGTAGATGCGCACGCGGTATCCCAAATCGACAAGCGCCTGCTTGATGGGGTCGGCCATGCCATAGAGCATTTGCAGTTCCAGGCCGCCGGTGGGCAATCCAATCTGCCGGGCCACGGCGATGGCGTGCGCCAGCGACCGAACATTGTGCGAGGCAATGGCGGGCCTGAGCGATTGATGCTTCAGAATGAGCAGTTCGGTCAGGCGCTCGAAGTTGGCGTCGGTCTCGCGCTTTTCTTGAAAGACCGGAACGGGCCAGCCCACCGAGCGGGCGTGAATGGTCTCGTAGTCCCAATAGGCGCCTTTGACCAGGCGCACCCAGACTGGCGCGCCGCGGCGCTCGGCCCAGGCGCAGAGCTGACGCAGATCGGCCTCGCTGTCGCGCAAATAGGCTTGCGTCACAATGCCGACATTGGTGACGCCGCGGAACTCCGCTTCGTCGAGGATGGATTGAAACACCGCGAGCGTGGCGCTCTTTTTGTCGTACGACTCCATGTCAACATTGACAAAAGCGCCTTGCTCGCTGGCGGCGCGCAATAGCGGACGCAGCCGCGAGCCCACGCGGCGAATGGCGCCGGCGGGATCCACGCCGCTAAAGCGGGGATCGAGGGCCGTCAGCTTCAACGAGACGTTGAGCCGCGGCACTGGCGCGAACAACCCGCGATCCACCTGCGGAACTTCGGGCCAGGCGGCCACGACCGGCGCCGCCTCGGAGAGCAGCGAGAGATAGGCCTGTTGGTAGCGATCGGCCTCGTCGTCGCTGGTGACGGCCTCGCCCAGCAGATCGAGCGCGATGTCGCCGCGCTGCTTGCGTTCGCGCATGGCGGCGGCCAGCGTCTCGTGAACGGTGGCGCCGGCGATGAACCGGCGGGCTTGTCCCAACACGTTACGCCGGGCCGCCAAGGCAAGCGCGCGGCCGGCCAAGGTGTTTGGCGGCGCGAGCGACAGCCCCAGCCGCGCGGCGCGCGGCAGCGCGCCGGCGACCGTGCCAAGATACTCGTGCAGATGCTCGACGACCGCTTGCGACGTGTCGAGCATGGGCAGCACATCGACAAAGCGGAACATCTGGGCCTTGACCCGCTCATCTTGCATGGCCCAGGACATGATGCGGTCGTCCCACCAGCGGCGCTCCAACGGCGTGGGATGCTGACTTGCGAGCCGCGCGAAGATGTAGCGCCCCACCTCCTGCGTGGTCCGCTCGATGGCGGCTCGATCGCGCTGGCTGAAGGTGTCTCGCACTGCCGCGTCCTGTCTGGCGATCAACAACGAGGTGGCAGGCTGACGGGGAATGAACCCCATCGTGGCCTACTTCCCCGCGAATTGGGCGATGGACGCCCGAAGTTCACGCAGCGCATACCCCGCTGGGCCGCTAGGGAATCGTAGATCGCCGGGCCGCGCGGTCAAGAAGTTGACCGCCGACCGCGCCTTTAGCAGCCCTGGGTAAGAAATCCATCGTGGCTTTCCGCCCGCTCGCCACGAGCGCAGCCCCGCTGCCGCGGCTCGCAAAATCACGATCCATTTCGCGATGTTGTGAATTGCTTCCTGCAATGCGCACAGCCCGGCGAATCATTCCCCAGTCTGCTAGAGCAGGTGCCGGGCCTTGATATCGAGATAGCGATTCACCAGGGGCGCGGTGAGATCCTCGGGAAAGACATCCAAGGACAACACCCCCTTGGCGTGCAGGTCGGTGAGAATTTGCTGGCGCCAGGCCAGAATATCGGCGGCGGCGGCGGCGCGATACAAACCGCCGTCACGCGGGGCTTTGGCGTCCAGAAAATCGTAGATGCGGCGGTCGCGCAAAAGCACGCCCAGCGGCAAATGTCGGCCCACGAGATTTTCGAGGTATTGCTCGATTTGCAGACGATTCACTTCGTCGATCACGTTGGTGATGAGCACCACCAGTGAGCGTTTCCGCGATTGAGACTCCAGATACAAGAACGCGCGATCGTAGCGCGATTCGACCAGCCGCGGAAATTGGTCGAACGTGCCGTGCAGCAAGCGATTCATCTGGTTCATTCCCCCGCGCGCCGGCACAAAGCTGTGGATCGCGTCGGAGAAGCACAACAGCCCCACCGCGTCGCCGCGCGACAGGGCCACGTAGCTGAGCATGAGCGCGGCGTTGAAGGCGTGGTCGAGCAGACTGAGTCCCGCCGCGCGATTGACCATCATCCGCCCACAGTCGATGAGGAAGTAGACGCGCTGGCTTTGGTTTTGCTGAAAGTCCTTGACGGTGAGCTTGCGGCGGCGGGCGGTCGACCGCCAATCGATGTGGCGGTAGTTGTCTCCCACGGCGTAGTCGCGCAGACGTTCGAACTCGTTGTCCTGGCCGACGCGGCGCGTGCGCCGCACGCCCAAGAGATTAAGGCGGTTGAGCCGCGCCAGCAGCGCGTATTGGCCAAGCTGCTTTAGATCGGGGTAGACGTGCAGGGTGGTGTCGACGCGAAAGACCAACATCCGCTGCCAGAGGCGCATGCGGCTGCGCACGCGAAAGAACACCTCTTTCAACTCGAACGCGCCGCGGCGCCGCGCCACCAGTTGATACTCGAACACCGCCAGGCTGCGCGGCGTGAAGTGATGGCGCAGTTCGTCGGGGCGGGCCTCCAGGTCGGCGGGGACGCCATCGCGGATTGTGGCGTCGAACGCGCGCGCCGACAAATTGCGCACCGAGAGCGTGATGGGGTGTGGCTTGACGAGCGACACCACGCGCCCCGCCTCGCGCGCCACGGAGAGCATGCCGGCCCTGGGGAGCGAGATGAGATCGATGACGGCGACAAGCACGAGTAGCGCATCGAGCAGCCAGACCCAAGGCGCCAGCGTTTGATTGGCGAACAGCGCCAGGGAGGCGAGCGCCGGGGCCAGCGCGAGCGCGGCTAGCCGACGGGAAGGATAAACGCGGTGAAACCAGGCCAACACGCCCAGCGGCGCCGCGAGCATGGCGATCTGCGCGAAGAATCGGGGGGCCATGCCCGACTCTGGCGCGCGCGCAAGCCACCACCAGAGCGCGGCGGGCGCCAGCGCGAGACAGAGTTCGAGAATGATTCGGCCGGCGCGATTCACAGCCGCGGCACCTCGATGGTCCGCAATAGCTCATTGAGCGACTCGTCGACCTGGCGGCCTTCGACTTCGGCCTCGGCCGTGAGCATCACGCGATGCCGCAGCGCCGGCAACGCCAACTGCGTCACGTCGTCGGGCACGGCGTAATCGCGGCCGTGGAAGGCGGCCAAGGTGCGCGCCCCTTGCAGGAGCGCGATGCCGGCGCGCGGCGAAGCGCCCATGTGAAACTGGGGCCATTGGCGGGTGGCCCGCACCACGCGCGTGATGTAGTCGATTAGCTTGGGGTCGAGCCGGACGCGACCGCAGGTTTCGGACTGCGCGACGATCTCCGCCGCGTTGGTCACGGTGGAGAGTTCGTCGAGTCGAGCGTCGAATTCGACCTGCTCGCTGTGCATACGCAAGATCTCGGCTTCCTCGTCGGTGGTGGGATACTCCACCGCGATCTTGAACATGAAGCGGTCAAGCTGGGCCTCTGGCAGGTTGTAAGTGCCTTCGGATTCGATCGGGTTTTGCGTGGCCAGCACCAGAAAGGGGCGCTCCAGGCCATGACTTTCGCCATCGACGGTGACGCGATACTCCTGCATGATCTCCAAGAGCGCGGCATGGGTCTTGGCGGGCGCGCGGTTGATCTCGTCGGCCAGCAGCAATTGCGTGAAGACCGGTCCGGGCCGAAAGCGAAACTCTTGCGTCTTGAGATCGAACAAGGGAGAGCCGGTCACATCGGACGGCATGAGGTCGGCGGTGAACTGGATGCGGCCAAAACGACAACCGAGCACCCGGCCCAAAGCGCGGACGAACAGCGTCTTGCCGAGGCCGGGCACGCTTTCGATCAGCACATGACCGCCGGAGAAGAGGGCGACGAGCGTGCCCATCACCAACTCGTCTTGGCCGACATAGATCTTGCGAATCTCCGTCAAGACACGGTCGAAGAGCCGTTTGGTGGGAGAGTTGGCCGCGGATTGCCAGCGGTCGTTGGTCGCGGAGGTCGCTGCCGCGGGATTGGCGGGGGGAGGCGTCATGGGGGACGCGGCTTCGGCAGGTCCGGCGGAATCGGAATCGGTCATCGATGGTTCCCGGTGCAGTCGTATGGTTTGCGTAAATTGCTTGCGGCGGTCGCGCCGCTGGTTGCGGCCATCAGAATGTGGCCGTCGCGATTCGGCTAAGTGGCGGTGGCTCCCTTGGTCTCGACCTCTGGTTCGCGGCGGGCCAGCGCCTCGTAGGCGGCGATGCGGCCGCGAGCATACTCCGCATCGCCGGCGCGCTCCAGCAGGCTGCCCAGCGCCGCCACATGTTGTCCAAAGTCGGCGCTGGCGGCGGCGGCCGCTTTTTTCGGTAGCCCGAAGATCGGCGCGCGGCAGAAGATCACCAAGGTCGCCAGCGCCGCCAGATGGAGCACCACCATGCCTAAGGTGGGATGCTTGAGCCAATCGAGCACCCCGAGATGCGTTTGCTGCGGATCGGCGTCCAGGATACCGGGGTTGCCCGAGGGCACGTCGAGAAAGACGACTTGTTGCGGAGTGGCGCCGATTTCGTCGACGAGCTTGGCGGCCAGTTTGCGATGCTCGTGGTTCACCAGCGGCAGATTCAACAGAAACGAGCCGTTGGCGACCAGGATCATTTGGCTGTCGTCGTATTGGACGCGGCTGACGAGCCGATCTTTGCCGTCGCGCAAGAGCGACCTGGCGTCGGATGGCGGAATGATCCGCGCGCCGAGTTCGATTTCGACCTTTTTGGGGTCGATGCCGTCCAGCCAGCGCGTGCGGCCTTGTAAATTGCGCACGTCGCGGCGCGGTTGCGTTCGGTCGATCTCGAACCAGGGACAATCGACCGTGGGCTTCAGGCCGGTGGTATGCGCGAGCCGTTCGTTTTGGGCATCGGCCAAGCGGCGCGACAGTCGCTTGTACTCTTCTCCCTGCGTGCCTTGACGCACTTGCTTCCAATAGGCGGTGGCGGCGTCGTAGTCGCGACCCACATAGATGAGCGTGCGACCGGGCGCGGCGTAGAGCCAATCGTCGAGCCAAGCGCACACGTCGTCGGCCGGCGGCCTGTCGTCGTTGGCGAACCAAACGATGCAATCGGCCTTTTTGGCCAACCGCGGCGAGAGCCATCCCCAGCTCGACACATCGTGACCAGCCTCGGCAAACAATTGTCCCAGCACTTCGGTGCCGTTGACGCTGCCAGACGGGCGGCGCACGCCATAGGTCGAATTCAGTTCTTGACCGCAGCCGGCCAAAGAAAGGACCAACGCCGTTGCCAGGCAGACCAGCGATTTGCGGGACGCGCGCTGCATCAGGAGGCCGCCTGCGCCAATTGGGAGAAATGGCTCAACTGATTCCAGCAGCGCTCGAATCGTTCGCGGGTGAGCCGCACATTGCCAAAGAAGGCGTCTTCAAAGGCGATCATCGTTTGCTCTAGCAATTGGCGCAGGTCGCGCTGGCCAGCCACCTCGCGCAGATATTGGCGGTTGGTCTTGCCGCGCGTCAAGCGGATCAGATGCCGCCGATCCAGTTCCACCAATTCGTGACTGTAGAGGTAGACCACCGCGCGGCTGTAGTCGCCGGCGTCGGCCGCGGCGCGGGCCAGATCGAGCAAACTCTGCCGCCGGGCATCGAACGCGAAGGGGAGGCTTTCCACCCGGCGAGCATCGTCCTCGGGCGAGTTGGCGCCCGAAGCCGCGCCGGCGGCCAGCGAGAAAGCTGGCTGCTGATTGATGTTCAGATAAACCCGAACCAGCGCATAAATAAGGATCAGTAGCGCCAAGATCACGATCGACCACAATATGATCTTGAGTGTGCTGGCGCTGAGTCCGCCGGTGGGGCGATTGAACCAGTCGAAGTTCCAATCGAACTCCGAGCTGCGAATCTTGCGCAGCCGGTCGTTGGCGCCGTCGTACCAGGGATAGCGCCAGCCAGAATCGAGCGTGTCGTGAGTGGTTTCGACCGCTTCCTCGGCGGTCAGCGGCGCGGCCAGCGCGAGGCGCGGCAGGCAGGCCGCCGCGATCGGCGGCGCCACGGCAAGCACGATCAAAAACCAATGCCAGCGCTTCATGCGGCCACCTGCGAGGTGAGGCGAATGGCTTCTGCCCGCATGCGTAGCTCCAGTTCCCAACCTTCGTTGCGGATGCGCAAGTCGAGGTAGGCCAGGAATCGGGCCACGGCGAAGAAAGCCGCCACGCACCAGATGGCAAGCTGCAGGTAGATGGTGACGGCGCTGCCATTGAGCGACAGTTCCTCGGTCAGCAATCCGTGCAGAAACCAAAGAGAACCCCAAAGGGCCAACACCAGACCGGGCCCCAGCACAGCGGTGGCCATGGCGCGGGCCAAAAGCTCGCCGCTGTTGGGCGAATGCAGCGCGGCGATGCGACTGAAGGTGTTGGGCAGCCCCGACTTTTTGCGCCGCCAGATGGGGTTGCGCTCGAGCAAGATGACTTCATTGAGGTAGGGCCACAGGACAAACGGCAGAAACCAGGTGATGACCCAGGGCGCGAGTAGCGCTCGCGGCAGCGCTTGCAGCAGCAGCAATTGAGGGGCGCTCTTGAGCAGTTCCATGCCCAGCCGGCCGTATTTGACCTTGGGGGCGAACAGCGCCTGACCGAGATACAGCGTCACCGGCGCGGTGGCCAGTGGCAGTTCGACCAACAGCAAGACGAACAGCACGAATCCATAGGCAAACCAAAGGCTGACGACTTCCGCGTAGTCAACTTCTGGATCGATGAGATCGGCGACCGCGACGCTGGTGAAATAGGAGTTGAGCCACCAAAACGGCGCCACGCCCGCAGCCGTCAACAGGGCCAGCGGGACCAGATGCCTTCGAATGACGCGGATCGCGAGATCGAGAATGTTCAGAAATCCGCGCTCGCGAATCGCAATGCGCGTTTTATCGAGTTCCATCCGCCCCTCCGGCCGCTTGCCCCAAAATCACGAAGTAGAAGGCCAATAGCGCGCTGGAGACAAAGGCGACCGAGGCTTTTGCCCAATAGGGAATAGCGGAAGGGGAGATGATCCCTTCGATCAAAGCCGCCAGACCAAACAGGACCATGCCGAGCGCCATCGTGGGCATGGCCTGCCGGGCGGCGCGGCGAACGGAATCGATGCGCGAGTAGCCGTCGGTGTCGATAAAGGCGAACCCCAGCCGCATGCCGGCGGCGGCGGAGACGACGATGGCCGTGAGCTCGAACGGGGCATGCGCGGTGACAAATTGAAAGAACATCTCGCGCTGATCGGTGGTGGCCATGTGGCCAAAGGCGGCGCCGAGTTGCACGGCGTTGCTGACCACCACCAGCAAGCCGCCGACTCCGAGCAACAATCCCCAGGCAAAGCATTGCAGTCCGATGCTGGTGTTGTGTTGCACGTAAAAGCCGACCATGCCGGCGCTCAAGTTGCCGCTGCGGCCCCATTGGTTTTCGCTATACATCTCTTCGAGGCCGTGTACTCCCGCCTTGGAAAGGGCCTGAACGGCAAACTCCTCGGAGGTGTAGGCCATGACCATGGCGGTGATGAAAAAACCCCAAAACACCAAGAACGCGATGCGCAGGCAATTGTCGCGGTACAGCCGGCGCGGAAGCTCGACGAACAGCTCTTGCCACCAGGCGCTGAGTTGAAACGACTGGCTGCGGTAAAGCTGGTTGTGCGCGCGGCCAATCAGTTGATGCAGGTAGTTGATGGTGTTCGGCGGAAGCTGATACGCGTCGGCCAGGGCCAGATCGGCGCAGGCGGCGCGGTAGAGCGAGGCGAACCGCGCGGCAACCGGCGCGCCTAGTTTTCGCAGGCGCCGGCCTTCGAGCTGCGCGCACAATAGCTCTAGCTCGCGCCATTGGTCGCGGCGCTTTTCGAGTAGCTCGGCGACTTTCATGCGGGGCCCCCCTGGTGCTCGCTGGTTGCGCAGCGACTGTTCATGGCTAGCTCGTGGCTCACGTCTCTGCCACCACCGCCAGCACAGGCGCTGGCTGCGGCACGTCGTCGACGAGATCGGCGAAGAAGATGCGATGATACAGCGCGCAGAGCAACAGATCGTAGCTGACGCCCGCGGGCAAGTTGAAGCGCTCGCGCAGCGGCTCGCCCAGATGCCGGGCAATTTGCACGCGTCTAGCCCACGGCAAGACCCGCCGACGCCCCACATAGCTGGAGAGCGCCGCCGCCACCCCTTGCGGAAAGGTCAGCCGGGCGGGGAGTCGGCCGGCAAGCTCCAGCGCCTCGGGCTCGGTGATCGCCAGCGCGCCAGCGGCGTAGCGCGGTTCCTCGACGATGACCATCGTCCCACAGGCCAAATCGCCAAGGCGGGCAAATCGGTCGCTCCAGAAAGAAGAAATGAAGGCCAAGAGATACGTGCCGGGCAACAGGTCGACCGCTCGCAAAATATTGCGCAGCACCGCTTGCAGGCCGTTGATGGGTTGTCCATCGTCTGACAGGACGCGCAAGTTCATGAGCCGCTTGCCGGGGGTCTGGCCGTTCCACATGGACTCGAAAAAGCCCCGATAGAACCAGCTCACCAGGAAATAGAAAACGACGCCAAAGCCGGCGCCGAGCCCCATCATGCCGACGAGGCCCGTGAAAATGACCACCACTAAGGAAACGGCGGTGACAATCGCCAATTGGAGGAACAAATCGATCAGGTAGGCCGGCAAACGCTGAAACGGCCCCGCCACGCGATATTGAAACCCGATGTTTTCGGGCGTGATGATCTCGATGTGGGTGTCGAGCTGATCTGGGGAAATCGCCATGCCAGCATTATTCGGCAGTCCCGAAACGACCGCAACACGGCAATTTGTACGGTCCCGTCTGGCCATGTAGGCTGTGGGATTGCCGCCAAACGCCAAATTCCTTGGAGAGAGTCGCCATGCCTCGTCGCAACGGGTCGCTACTGTGGATTGCCGTCATTGCCTTTAGTTTTCCGTCCCTGGTCAACGCTGCCAAGCCCGAGCAGGACGACAGCGACTTGGAGATTCGCGAGGAGGTGGAGTATGGCGTCGGCGCCGGCGAAAAGCTGATGCTCGACATTGCCAAGCCCAAGAACGCAGAAGGTAAATTGCCGTGCGTCATGCTCATCCACGGCGGCGGCTGGCAGGCAGGGCATCGCAAAATGCTCCGCCCCATGACTCGCGAGTTTGCGCGCAAGGGCTATGTGGCGATGACGGTGGGCTATCGACTGGCGCCCAAGCATCGCAACCCGGCGCAGATTGAAGATTGCAAATGCGCGGTGCGCTGGGTGCGGGCCCATGCCGACGAGTTGGGAGTCGATCCCAATCGCATCGGGGCGCTCGGGCAGTCGGCCGGAGCGCACCTGGCGATGTTGCTCGGCGTGATGGACTCGGCCGACGGCCTTGAAGGGGACGGGGGCTGGGGTGATCAATCGAGCAAGGTGCAGGCGGTCGTGAGCTATTTTGGCCCGGTCGATCTCACCAAGACAAACCTGGAAGGGAGCGCGGCGGCGGATGTTGTGGATGAGAACATCGCCCGTATGGTGCTCACGAACTTTGTCGGCGGCAAGCCGGAAGAGCATGCCGACGAGTTGCGCAAGGTGTCGCCTCTGTACTACGTGAACAAGGGAGACGCGCCGATGCTGCTGTTCCAAGGGACGAAGGACAACCTGGTGCCTTACGATCAGGCGTTTGAAATGGCGACGGCACTGCGCAAGGCGGATGTTTCCGGACGCCTGGAAGTCATGCTCGGCGCCCGGCATGGTTGGGGGGGCGACGAACTGGAGCGGACCCAAGAGGCGGCGGTCGAGTTCTTTGATGAACAACTGAAAGCGCAATGAGGCGCTAACGAGCCCAGCGCATCGGCCTGGACTGGCTTAGCTTTGCCAGACTGGGAGAGACTGCGGACAGAGAATATCCACGCAGCGAGCAAAATAGCGACTTGCGTCGCTATTTTGCCATCCCATCCATGTGATGTCGCGGCCCGCAACCTAGTTCAACAGGCCACAAAAATTTCGACTACGGGAGCCCGGACTGCTCCGGGCCCCCGGCGCCGAAAAATGCTCCTACCCCGCTAATCTCTAAGACGCTTCGAGAGGCCAAAACCGGACAAAAAATATCCAACTATTTTTATGCGTGACCACGCT contains:
- a CDS encoding proline dehydrogenase family protein translates to MGFIPRQPATSLLIARQDAAVRDTFSQRDRAAIERTTQEVGRYIFARLASQHPTPLERRWWDDRIMSWAMQDERVKAQMFRFVDVLPMLDTSQAVVEHLHEYLGTVAGALPRAARLGLSLAPPNTLAGRALALAARRNVLGQARRFIAGATVHETLAAAMRERKQRGDIALDLLGEAVTSDDEADRYQQAYLSLLSEAAPVVAAWPEVPQVDRGLFAPVPRLNVSLKLTALDPRFSGVDPAGAIRRVGSRLRPLLRAASEQGAFVNVDMESYDKKSATLAVFQSILDEAEFRGVTNVGIVTQAYLRDSEADLRQLCAWAERRGAPVWVRLVKGAYWDYETIHARSVGWPVPVFQEKRETDANFERLTELLILKHQSLRPAIASHNVRSLAHAIAVARQIGLPTGGLELQMLYGMADPIKQALVDLGYRVRIYMPFGELIPGMAYLVRRLLENTSNDSFLRASFLEDAPPEELLMNPLEPQPPASPPAQFPAHPPAPTAPPRPPLTQFKNEPPVDFAIPTERDALLAALADARAGFGQRYPLVIGGERVDTADHLNSRDPSHTATVVGATASATAADADRAVASARAALPAWSALSAHDRAEHLRAAARQMRRRRSELTAWIIYESGKGWIEADADVAEAIDFCDYYALGAEWMAAPPHIDAPGEENRLEYLPRGVAAIIAPWNFPLAILTGMTAAALVTGNTAIMKPAEQTSIIAAKLMEIWEEAQIPPGVVNYLPGRGEVVGARLVEHPQVALIAFTGSREVGLAINRRAAEVSGAGAPVVKHVIAEMGGKNAIIIDDDADLDEAVLGVLKSAFGYQGQKCSACSRAVVLHGVYDAFVNRLVGAARSLELGPAD
- a CDS encoding DUF58 domain-containing protein → MAPRFFAQIAMLAAPLGVLAWFHRVYPSRRLAALALAPALASLALFANQTLAPWVWLLDALLVLVAVIDLISLPRAGMLSVAREAGRVVSLVKPHPITLSVRNLSARAFDATIRDGVPADLEARPDELRHHFTPRSLAVFEYQLVARRRGAFELKEVFFRVRSRMRLWQRMLVFRVDTTLHVYPDLKQLGQYALLARLNRLNLLGVRRTRRVGQDNEFERLRDYAVGDNYRHIDWRSTARRRKLTVKDFQQNQSQRVYFLIDCGRMMVNRAAGLSLLDHAFNAALMLSYVALSRGDAVGLLCFSDAIHSFVPARGGMNQMNRLLHGTFDQFPRLVESRYDRAFLYLESQSRKRSLVVLITNVIDEVNRLQIEQYLENLVGRHLPLGVLLRDRRIYDFLDAKAPRDGGLYRAAAAADILAWRQQILTDLHAKGVLSLDVFPEDLTAPLVNRYLDIKARHLL
- a CDS encoding MoxR family ATPase; translated protein: MTDSDSAGPAEAASPMTPPPANPAAATSATNDRWQSAANSPTKRLFDRVLTEIRKIYVGQDELVMGTLVALFSGGHVLIESVPGLGKTLFVRALGRVLGCRFGRIQFTADLMPSDVTGSPLFDLKTQEFRFRPGPVFTQLLLADEINRAPAKTHAALLEIMQEYRVTVDGESHGLERPFLVLATQNPIESEGTYNLPEAQLDRFMFKIAVEYPTTDEEAEILRMHSEQVEFDARLDELSTVTNAAEIVAQSETCGRVRLDPKLIDYITRVVRATRQWPQFHMGASPRAGIALLQGARTLAAFHGRDYAVPDDVTQLALPALRHRVMLTAEAEVEGRQVDESLNELLRTIEVPRL
- a CDS encoding DUF4129 domain-containing protein, whose translation is MKRWHWFLIVLAVAPPIAAACLPRLALAAPLTAEEAVETTHDTLDSGWRYPWYDGANDRLRKIRSSEFDWNFDWFNRPTGGLSASTLKIILWSIVILALLILIYALVRVYLNINQQPAFSLAAGAASGANSPEDDARRVESLPFAFDARRQSLLDLARAAADAGDYSRAVVYLYSHELVELDRRHLIRLTRGKTNRQYLREVAGQRDLRQLLEQTMIAFEDAFFGNVRLTRERFERCWNQLSHFSQLAQAAS
- a CDS encoding stage II sporulation protein M, with the translated sequence MKVAELLEKRRDQWRELELLCAQLEGRRLRKLGAPVAARFASLYRAACADLALADAYQLPPNTINYLHQLIGRAHNQLYRSQSFQLSAWWQELFVELPRRLYRDNCLRIAFLVFWGFFITAMVMAYTSEEFAVQALSKAGVHGLEEMYSENQWGRSGNLSAGMVGFYVQHNTSIGLQCFAWGLLLGVGGLLVVVSNAVQLGAAFGHMATTDQREMFFQFVTAHAPFELTAIVVSAAAGMRLGFAFIDTDGYSRIDSVRRAARQAMPTMALGMVLFGLAALIEGIISPSAIPYWAKASVAFVSSALLAFYFVILGQAAGGADGTR
- a CDS encoding RDD family protein, with the translated sequence MAISPDQLDTHIEIITPENIGFQYRVAGPFQRLPAYLIDLFLQLAIVTAVSLVVVIFTGLVGMMGLGAGFGVVFYFLVSWFYRGFFESMWNGQTPGKRLMNLRVLSDDGQPINGLQAVLRNILRAVDLLPGTYLLAFISSFWSDRFARLGDLACGTMVIVEEPRYAAGALAITEPEALELAGRLPARLTFPQGVAAALSSYVGRRRVLPWARRVQIARHLGEPLRERFNLPAGVSYDLLLCALYHRIFFADLVDDVPQPAPVLAVVAET
- a CDS encoding alpha/beta hydrolase, encoding MPRRNGSLLWIAVIAFSFPSLVNAAKPEQDDSDLEIREEVEYGVGAGEKLMLDIAKPKNAEGKLPCVMLIHGGGWQAGHRKMLRPMTREFARKGYVAMTVGYRLAPKHRNPAQIEDCKCAVRWVRAHADELGVDPNRIGALGQSAGAHLAMLLGVMDSADGLEGDGGWGDQSSKVQAVVSYFGPVDLTKTNLEGSAAADVVDENIARMVLTNFVGGKPEEHADELRKVSPLYYVNKGDAPMLLFQGTKDNLVPYDQAFEMATALRKADVSGRLEVMLGARHGWGGDELERTQEAAVEFFDEQLKAQ